In a genomic window of Acidimicrobiales bacterium:
- a CDS encoding acyl-CoA dehydrogenase family protein: MDFSYAPEDEEFRAELRDWLDDNLPEFRDLGEIGAPTADNTRRTMQRRQAWQRRLNEGRWAAINWPCEWGGREATIMQNVIYSQEMAAARAPGIYNANGIWQIGPMIIRWGTEEQKQRWLPGILNADDHWCQGFSEPEAGSDLANLRTAAVADGEVYILNGRKIWISTAHLARWGLFLVRTDPEAFGRGARHEGITALIVDMQAPGIECHPIRDVTGEALFNEVVFTDAPVPVAYRLGDEGNGWGVAMGTLGHERVGTSGLAIGLKSELDRMIEAARTHNPAALQDPAIRERIARAWTQIELTRLLNQRALSKVLKGERNWPEVPLAKLQWSFLSQSLAELNIDILGPVGLLAKGGPDAVDGGHAAHNYPWQRFTSIGAGTTEVQKNIIADRAIQLPRR; this comes from the coding sequence ATGGACTTCTCCTACGCCCCGGAGGACGAGGAGTTCCGCGCCGAGCTGCGGGACTGGCTCGACGACAACCTCCCCGAGTTCCGCGATCTCGGCGAGATCGGGGCGCCGACGGCGGACAACACCCGGCGCACCATGCAGCGCCGCCAGGCCTGGCAGCGCCGGCTCAACGAGGGACGGTGGGCCGCCATCAACTGGCCCTGCGAGTGGGGGGGCCGCGAGGCCACGATCATGCAGAACGTCATCTACAGCCAGGAGATGGCGGCGGCCCGGGCGCCCGGCATCTACAACGCCAACGGCATCTGGCAGATCGGGCCGATGATCATCCGCTGGGGCACCGAGGAGCAGAAGCAGCGCTGGCTACCGGGCATCCTCAACGCCGACGACCACTGGTGCCAGGGCTTCAGTGAGCCCGAGGCCGGCAGCGACCTGGCCAACCTGCGCACGGCGGCCGTGGCCGACGGTGAGGTCTACATACTCAACGGGCGCAAGATCTGGATCTCGACCGCCCACCTGGCGCGGTGGGGGTTGTTCCTCGTGCGCACCGACCCCGAGGCCTTCGGCCGCGGCGCCCGGCACGAGGGCATCACCGCCCTGATCGTCGACATGCAGGCCCCCGGTATCGAGTGTCATCCGATACGCGACGTCACCGGGGAGGCGCTGTTCAACGAGGTCGTGTTCACCGACGCGCCGGTGCCCGTCGCCTACCGGCTCGGGGACGAGGGAAACGGATGGGGCGTGGCCATGGGGACCCTGGGCCACGAGAGGGTCGGGACGTCGGGACTGGCCATCGGGCTCAAGTCCGAGCTGGACCGGATGATCGAGGCGGCCCGCACGCACAACCCCGCCGCCCTGCAGGACCCCGCCATCCGCGAGCGGATCGCCCGGGCGTGGACCCAGATCGAGCTCACCCGGCTGCTCAACCAGCGCGCCCTGTCCAAGGTCCTCAAGGGGGAGCGCAACTGGCCCGAGGTCCCGCTGGCCAAGCTCCAGTGGAGCTTCCTGTCCCAGAGCCTGGCCGAGCTGAACATCGACATCCTCGGACCGGTCGGACTGCTGGCCAAGGGCGGCCCCGACGCCGTCGACGGCGGGCACGCCGCCCACAACTACCCGTGGCAGCGCTTCACCTCGATCGGGGCGGGCACGACCGAGGTGCAGAAGAACATCATCGCCGACCGGGCCATCCAGCTCCCCCGGCGGTAG
- a CDS encoding enoyl-CoA hydratase-related protein, with product MPIHYHLGDDHVAVITIDRPEAKNSLDLYHFRDLAAAWRRFRDEDEAWTAIVTGVGRNFMSGADLKTYIPQITALQKEIAKGEVTELDGCRLRDGTDAVLRSLTFYKPIVAAVNGPCVAGGMEMLGGVDIRVATEHARFGVMEPKRGLFAGGGTTARLPRQLAFPAAMEFLLTAEAFPAERALALGLVNEIVPEEELMDRARQWAARINANGPLAVQATKESVLRGLGVGLDEAYRIEGELATKIFSSEDAKEGPAAFAEKRPPVWKGR from the coding sequence GTGCCGATCCACTACCACCTGGGTGACGACCACGTCGCGGTCATAACCATCGACCGCCCCGAGGCCAAGAACTCGCTCGACCTGTACCACTTCCGCGACCTGGCGGCGGCGTGGCGGCGCTTCCGTGACGAGGACGAGGCGTGGACCGCCATCGTCACCGGGGTAGGGCGCAACTTCATGAGCGGCGCCGACCTCAAGACCTACATCCCCCAGATCACCGCCCTGCAGAAGGAGATCGCCAAGGGAGAGGTGACCGAGCTCGACGGCTGCCGCCTGCGCGACGGCACCGACGCCGTCCTGCGCAGCCTCACCTTCTACAAGCCGATCGTGGCGGCGGTCAACGGGCCCTGCGTGGCCGGGGGGATGGAGATGCTGGGGGGCGTCGACATCCGCGTCGCCACGGAGCACGCCCGGTTCGGCGTGATGGAGCCCAAGCGGGGCCTGTTCGCTGGCGGGGGGACCACGGCCCGGCTGCCCCGGCAGCTCGCCTTCCCCGCCGCCATGGAGTTCCTCCTGACCGCCGAGGCGTTCCCGGCCGAGCGGGCGCTGGCTCTGGGGCTGGTCAACGAGATCGTGCCGGAGGAGGAGCTGATGGACCGGGCCCGGCAGTGGGCGGCACGGATCAACGCCAACGGCCCGCTGGCGGTGCAGGCCACCAAGGAGAGCGTGCTGCGGGGCCTGGGGGTGGGCCTCGACGAGGCGTACCGGATCGAGGGCGAGCTGGCCACCAAGATCTTCTCGAGCGAGGACGCCAAGGAGGGACCGGCCGCCTTTGCCGAGAAGCGCCCGCCGGTCTGGAAGGGCCGGTAG